In Procambarus clarkii isolate CNS0578487 chromosome 13, FALCON_Pclarkii_2.0, whole genome shotgun sequence, the following are encoded in one genomic region:
- the LOC123757174 gene encoding BTB/POZ domain-containing protein 7 isoform X4, whose protein sequence is MQDMSGDSSLMKCFRTVGEKKKKLTSLATLRKKLIRRRRSSKSCDHARVIRELVSDWTVREVTALYEEYEASAALKDLTVQADLARPPAPTYKQDLSDLFDYKYCTDVDLVFQGAIFPVHRAILSVRCPYFQEVLKKIPGYGAQIGVDIRTPGIDIPMFSALLRYLYTGEFNAYDGTSKAQMGLSNLDMLMQLCEEFGTPNPLECDLKYLLESGDYADCVLVFSASGDVNQSDQGGEAGPSDYGFHNRLELYCHKAILSARSPFFRSLIQRRQRYSEDMYERGIPQPTRIVLDEGVIPKRYARVLLHAVYLDTLDLSCIIRDSTSTNSLSEAQSIVQTGRTHMTVVEEAMEIYQIGRFLELDILTQGCEDMIVESLSLDNLVSILRWSGEAHGSAWVHRQALHFLREEFSQVAQSGVLLELEKSTLLEALISDFLQAAELDVLQATLRWGEHQLLRRMEDREPNLVSQTAHSVTRKGLRKRDMNDVELREILSELLPHVRMDHVLPPNHDILTQAIKRGLVSTPPSHMIGDDTTNYRLNAWIRSKNNGLFVKPRLFTPYAEEIKSVVDEQTAGGVDVVRLQCYVSHIPDALYMVEDNAPHQPMFAPSSTVDVVAAAIPVLAMVRRERELVSSPGYQRAASLLFGDRRMLRRQVRLRVVREFNLPDSVADVLEGASYTEEEEEEVEQRCSVRDEGRSKLHPPEFLLDPLLDPPSHHFRLLQGDEGHLSDVMPDVALASSSLSALHLGSSILDDRAMGSLEDLEGTQMSLDLGDGSHHQVGSHLTLGGSHRRRSSRRRRLPPHLTPPPPMAGHHTYGGPPPRSPHTPPLRPHSTTITATARHHATTTPPLFL, encoded by the exons gctgACCTCGCTCGACCACCAGCTCCAACCTACAAACAAGACCTGAGTGACCTTTTCGATTACAAGTACTGTACAGATGTTGACCTGGTGTTCCAGGGAGCCATCTTCCCCGTCCACCGGGCCATTCTCAGCGTCAGATGTCCTTACTTCCAG GAGGTGCTGAAAAAGATACCAGGATATGGGGCCCAAATTGGTGTGGATATACGGACTCCTGGTATAGATATTCCAATGTTTAGTGCTTTGTTACGTTACTTATACACCGGTGAATTTAATGCATATGATGGAACTAGCAAAGCTCAAATGGGCCTCAGTAACTTGGACATGTTAATGCAGTTGTGTGAGGAATTTGGGACGCCAAACCCGCTTGAGTGCGATCTTAAGTACCTGTTGGAATCTGGTGATTATGCCGACTGCGTGTTGGTGTTTTCAGCAAGTGGTGATGTAAACCAGTCTGACCAGGGTGGTGAGGCTGGCCCATCAGACTATGGTTTTCACAATCGATTAGAACTTTATTGTCACAAAGCTATACTTAGTGCCCGCTCACCATTCTTCAGAAGCCTAATTCAGCGAAGACAACGATACAGCGAGGACATGTATGAAAGAGGCATCCCTCAGCCGACCAGAATAGTGTTAGATGAAGGCGTGATCCCCAAGAGATATGCGCGAGTGCTCCTTCATGCCGTGTATTTAGATACTTTGGATCTCTCTTGTATTATTCGTGACTCGACCAGCACCAACAGTCTGAGTGAAGCTCAGAGCATTGTGCAGACGGGCCGTACGCATATGACTGTGGTTGAAGAGGCAATGGAAATATACCAAATTGGCCGTTTTTTGGAACTGGACATCTTAACCCAG GGTTGTGAGGACATGATAGTTGAATCATTAAGCCTAGACAACCTGGTGTCCATTTTGCGGTGGTCGGGAGAAGCTCATGGTTCGGCGTGGGTTCACCGGCAGGCTCTTCACTTCTTGCGTGAGGAATTTTCTCAG GTTGCTCAGTCAGGAGTATTACTAGAACTGGAAAAGTCAACATTATTAGAAGCCTTGATATCAGACTTCTTACAAGCGGCAGAACTAGACGTGCTGCAGGCGACACTACGCTGGGGGGAACACCAGTTACTGAGACGAATGGAGGATAGAG AACCCAACTTGGTGTCACAGACAGCCCACTCGGTAACCCGGAAAGGTCTCAGGAAGAGGGACATGAATGACGTCGAGTTGCGAGAAATTCTATCCGAACTCTTACCTCACGTTCGAATGGACCACGTTCTACCTCCCAACCATGATATATTAACCCAG GCTATAAAACGAGGGTTGGTATCCACGCCTCCGAGTCATATGATTGGGGATGACACCACCAACTATCGGCTTAATGCATGGATAAGAAGTAAAAATAATGGCTTATTTGTCAAGCCTCGACTTTTTACACCTTACGCTGAAGAAATAAAG TCGGTTGTGGACGAACAGACTGCTGGTGGGGTGGATGTGGTGCGGCTACAGTGCTATGTGTCTCACATACCTGATGCCCTCTATATGGTTGAAGACAATGCTCCGCATCAGCCAATGTTTGCTCCATCCTCCACGGTGGATGTTGTTGCGGCTGCAATCCCAG TGTTGGCAATGGTGCGGCGAGAGAGAGAGTTGGTGTCTTCTCCTGGGTATCAGAGAGCTGCCTCCCTTCTCTTTGGTGATCGTCGCATGCTGAGAAGACAAGTGCGGCTGCGTGTTGTCAGAGAATTCAATCTGCCAGATTCTGTTGCTGATGTGTTGGAG GGGGCTTCCTACaccgaggaggaagaggaagaggtcgAGCAGAGATGCTCCGTGAGGGACGAAGGCAGGTCCAAGCTTCATCCTCCGGAATTCTTGCTTGACCCATTACTCGACCCTCCATCTCATCACTTCCGACTGCTGCAG GGTGATGAAGGCCACCTTAGTGATGTGATGCCAGATGTGGCCCTGGCCTCTTCATCGCTGTCGGCACTCCACCTCGGCTCCAGCATCCTGGATGACCGAGCAATGGGCAGCCTGGAAGACTTGGAAGGGACACAAATGTCCCTAGATCTGGGTGATGGCTCACACCATCAG GTTGGATCACATCTTACGCTTGGTGGGTCTCATCGTCGGCGATCAAGTAGGCGCCGTCGCTTACCGCCCCATCTAACCCCACCACCTCCAATGGCTGGTCATCACACGTACGGGGGTCCACCTCCACGTTCTCCACACACTCCACCTTTGCGACCTCACTCCACCACTATCACCGCCACTGCCCGCCATCatgccaccaccacaccgccactGTTCCTCTGA